A window from Triplophysa dalaica isolate WHDGS20190420 chromosome 3, ASM1584641v1, whole genome shotgun sequence encodes these proteins:
- the irf4a gene encoding interferon regulatory factor 4a produces the protein MNLDGDCSMSVSCGNGKLRQWLIDQIDSGEYPGLVWENDEKSIFRIPWKHAGKQDYNRDEDAALFKAWALFKGKYKEGFDKPDPPTWKTRLRCALNKSNDFDELVERSQLDISDPYKVYRIIPEGAKRGSKASNLEDSTAQVTSISYPMHSPYPSLQPQMSGYMLPQERRDWREYNGDQSHPQTPHAELPYGQCPYPPTRSLPWHAAPCDNGYQFSGSFYTYSPTESHPVAVDPNMRSAEAVAISDCRLHISLYYRESLVKEVTTSSTEGCRISSSPSPGSPASPSSPSPEERLYGGAEPVLFPFPYPQSQRRGAEKLPNILERGLLLWVAPDGLYAKRLCQGRVYWEGPLAPYADKPNKLEKEQTCKLMDTQQFLSELQGFIHHGRPMPRSQVVLCFGDEFPDPQRQSKMITAQVEPMFARQLLYFAGQTNGHYLRGYELQSPGAIPEDYQRSLQHLQE, from the exons ATGAACTTAGATGGAGACTGCAGCATGTCAGTCAGTTGTGGGAATGGCAAACTTAGGCAATGGCTCATCGATCAGATTGATAGCGGGGAGTATCCCGGTTTGGTTTGGGAAAATGATGAGAAAAGCATTTTTAGAATTCCCTGGAAACACGCAGGGAAGCAGGACTATAACCGCGACGAGGACGCTGCACTTTTCAAG GCTTGGGCCCTGTTCAAGGGGAAATACAAAGAAGGCTTCGACAAGCCTGACCCCCCAACATGGAAGACGCGGCTACGCTGTGCCCTCAACAAAAGTAATGACTTTGATGAACTCGTGGAGCGAAGCCAGTTGGACATATCGGATCCTTACAAGGTCTACCGAATAATACCAGAGGGAGCAAAGAGAG gCTCTAAGGCCAGTAATTTGGAAGACAGTACAGCACAGGTGACCTCAATCAGCTATCCCATGCATTCGCCTTATCCATCCCTACAGCCTCAG ATGTCTGGATATATGCTCCCTCAGGAGAGACGTGATTGGAGGGAATATAATGGCGACCAGTCTCATCCCCAGACACCTCATGCCGAGCTTCCATACGGCCAGTGTCCCTATCCACCAACACGTTCCTTACCCTGGCATGCGGCACCCTGTGACAACG GATACCAGTTTTCTGGATCCTTCTATACCTACTCACCTACAGAAAGCCATCCTGTTGCTGTGGACCCCAATATGAGATCTGCTGAAGCTGTGGCCATTTCAG ACTGTCGACTACACATCTCCCTCTATTACCGCGAGTCTCTTGTTAAGGAAGTGACCACCAGCAGTACTGAGGGTTGTCGAATCTCTTCCTCTCCATCCCCTGGATCCCCCGCGTCCCCATCTTCTCCCTCCCCTGAGGAGAGACTCTATGGTGGGGCAGAGCCTGTGCTCTTTCCCTTCCCATACCCCCAGTCTCAGCGCCGCGGGGCTGAGAAACTGCCCAATATCTTGGAGCGTGGCCTTTTGTTGTGGGTTGCACCCGACGGTCTGTATGCCAAGCGCCTGTGCCAAGGGAGAGTGTACTGGGAAGGTCCACTGGCTCCATATGCAGACAAGCCGAACAAGCTGGAGAAAGAGCAGACCTGTAAGCTGATGGACACCCAACAGTTTCTCTCAG AGTTGCAAGGTTTCATTCACCATGGCCGCCCCATGCCACGCTCTCAGGTGGTGTTGTGCTTTGGGGATGAGTTCCCGGACCCCCAACGGCAAAGCAAAATGATCACAGCTCAG GTGGAGCCCATGTTTGCGAGACAGCTTCTGTATTTTGCAGGCCAGACTAACGGTCACTACCTGCGCGGATATGAGCTCCAGAGTCCAGGTGCTATACCAGAGGACTACCAGAGAAGTCTCCAACACTTGCAAGAGTAA